The Salmo salar chromosome ssa06, Ssal_v3.1, whole genome shotgun sequence sequence CATTAATTTATTTGTACAATTAAGAGACATTCCATTGTGGCTCAATGTGTATTTGTTAACAAATATAGACCTATTTGTTCCTTCCTTACAGGGTGACCCCGAGTCCAACTCAGTTCTTCTTTAGAGAGCCTTTGCTCTTAGAATCTTTATGACTTAGCATCTTCAGCATCTTCATGGGCTTGAACCTTGCCCTTAACGTCTTCAGGTCCTTCCCAGactctttttttaaatctgaggaGGGAGAAATAGTGATACCATGATCaaattctgagaaatgaaggagtCTGAGGTGTAGTATTGAGGGAATAGGAATGAAAGAGAGTGTGAACAGACACGAGAAAACAGGAAAGACAACAACAAAAGAAACACTCTAAGAAAATACTTTCCCCTCACCTTTCTTCTTGATCATGGAAAACAGAGCATCTTCTTCTTTTTCCCTGAAAAAGACAAACCATTGGTAGGTATGAGCAAGAGCATCAAACATCTGCTTTATGAAATTTGTCTGAGTCAATGGCCCTTGGTATTCATCTATGAGTTTTTCATgcacctttgcctgtcctgatccAAGCTGTTGATGATATGGTTCCTCTGTTCAATGATGGTGACAAGCTCCTCCATCAACTGCTGGTCCCTATAACGGTCATCCTTACTCCACTTACACTCTGGGTTGGATGATGattgaggaggagatgaggagagacaaacaatTAGATTAGTCAAATAACAACACATAACACATAATTAATAATAGCAGACTGATAATTGCTGAGGAGTAGTAGATAATTGAGGGACGGTCGTGTGAAGACTGGCCACTCACCTGGTTTGTTGAGGAGACATCTCAGTTCATATTCCAcgtctgcctgtctctcctctaaaTTCTGTTGCTTGGCCCTTGGAGTGCACATTCAAATACATCAGGTCCATAAATATTTCATTTACAACACCGCCCATATGTTGGGAATGATAAAAGAAGCAGAGATAATAAAGGTGTTATGAAGGTGCTGTCTTGCTTTGATATCATTTCAGGTCAGTGCACTTACATGTATACCAGCTCTGCGTCCCTGCGCACAAGCATGTGTTTCTCATGTATTAGAGTGAACCAGTCCACCAACATGTCCTCCTCTTCCTGGTCTGAAACAAACAGGTGGATGACACTAGTCTTATCAATAACAATTAATCTCTCACAACAACAATTTATATGATAACCGGAAGAATTACTTGGATGTTAATAATAAGCAGACTACAGACACGTACAACTACAGACACTCACCATTCTGGCAGTCTCTCAAgcttctctccatctccacccctctcAGCTCCAGCCTGTCCATTTGTTTCTCCAGCTCCCCCAGCTCCACCTGCAGCTCCTCCACTGGGACATAGTTGTCTGTCTGCACCTGAGGAGACATGCATGTGTACTAGGGGACTGTTCTGATTTGGAGAAAACACTGGACAATGGGTTCATTTCATTACACTGAGATATCCTCTCACCTTCCTCTTGATGAGGGGGAAGCCATGTCCAGGGGCAGGCTTGGATTTGGGGAACTCAGAGGGGGAGACTTTACGATTGAAAGGGTTCTCCTTACACACCTGCTAAATTGGAGATTGAAGACATTTCTGTGAAATCCACAATTGTAATATTCAAGCACACACAGTCCAAGCAGCTATCTCGAGTAGGCTATAACCTACAGTATAGGGACGATGTTGTTATGCAGGATTgttgtcttttttgttgttgtcatgttgtctttTATGTTAACATGTTGGAAAATAGTTTCAGTCTGAAACTCACTTAACCTGATATCTTTGCATAATATGTATGTGTTGTGTAATACAAGCTTATATGTTCTGTATTTTGGGCAGGTTGAGCAGTGACATAGATATCAGTGGAGACTAAAGAGCAGCATTATACCTTACTGTGAGAGGGGGTGGGCACCAGGCCAGAGTCACTCACTTCAGACACACTAGGGAGCGATGGGGGTCTGAGCAGGGAGGGACTGGCTGCTGCTCCATTGGTTGACAAGGTTGGTGGGGGGTGGCTTCGAGTACAGGCTGAACTAGTGGAGATTGCTGGCACAGACACACTTTTGGGCAAAGAGAGGCTCTGGGCTATATCTGATTTGCCAAGAGCACTTGGTGCTCCAGTTACCCTGCATATGCTATCAGCTCCAGCTAAATTAGACACACTAAGTGAACCGGCAGAAGCTTCAGAAACACCATATGAACTAGCTTCTCCAGTTAAAATAGATATGTTAGGTGCACTAACTGCTCCTACTAAACCTCCAAACCCACTAGCTCCAGCTAGAACAGATACACCAAGTGATCTGGCTACTTCAGCTAGATTAGATACATCAAGGGAACTAGCAGCCTCAGCCAAGTAAGATGAACTTGTGGTTTTAGCTTCAGTCAAATTAGACAAACCAAGTGAACTAGCTGCTTTGGACAAGTTGGTTGATTCTCCAACATCTGCTAAATTACATACATCAAGTGCGCAAGCTGCTTCAGCCATGTTAGctatcccaccaacatcagctgaCTCAGATATACCAATTGAACAAGGTTCTTCAGCTAAATTAGATACAGGAAGTGAGCATCCTGCTTCAGCTAAACTTTCTTTCCTTGGTGAATTAGAAATTTCAGGTAAATTTACTGTGTCATCCGCTCCAGCAATGCTAAACTTGTCAACTACTCTGGATGTGTCCTCTAAATTAGCTTGGCAATGTGAGCTGGCTGCTTCAGCTAACTGACAGGTACCACACCATGTCTGGCTGGTTACCATTGAGGGCTGTGCTTGGCCTTCAGCACCACTCATTGTGTTATCTTCCCCTGTGTAATCATCACCAGCCTCCTCATCCTCAAACTCCCCAAAGGGGTTGGGAGGGGGTTCTCTCATTCTGTACCAACTCCCTCTGAGGGAGGGTATAGAGCCTGAGCGTGGGGGCTTGGGCATACTAGGGGGCGGGGCAGGGGGCAGCTTTGGCCAGGGCCCTGGCTGGACAAGCTCCAGCCACGGTGGGTCTTTGGGTTTACGGGGCCCACTGGGTTGGCCAAACCTGATGTCAAAAGTTAAAAGAAATAAATAGGCATTAATTGGACAATTCTACTCAAAGTTACATAACGTGCTATGTCTGATGAACAAACTTACCTGCGAGAAGGATTGGGTAAAGTTTTATTATCAACTGGGTaacctgcagagagagggagatggacagagtaACATTTAGTGGATATGTTTCAAATGAGGAGAAGATGGGGAGTCTACACAGAATTGAGTGTACTGAAATATTCTGATAACAATGACATACTCTTCATACAGTCGTAAAGTGAGGTCAGAATTGAGAAGTTGGAGTCAGTAGTTAGTCTTACTCACCAGAAACAAGGGGGCTGTCCATGGCTTTAGGTGGACGGGTTCTGGGTGCAGGACGAGGAGGGGTGGAGTCTAATATCCGTCTGGGTGCAGGAACTGGCCGTCCAGGGCTTGCAGAAGCCGAACCGCTGTCTGGTGTTACAGTGAGTGTTTCTATTGTCTGAATGGGCCGTGTCCCTGCTTCTTCAAGCTTTCCCTCTTCTACAGTGGGCTTTGGAGGACGGGGTGGCCTTGGCTTCTTGAGTGTGTCGTGCCTTGtctttctctcacctccctccgtctctgtctctcctcttccaaaAATAACTGTCTCATCTGAGTCTGTTTTTCCAATAAAATCAGAGAGATCGGGGTTGTCTGTTAATCCACCCTGAGATAGTGTCACCTCCTGCTCATCTAATTTGGGCAGATTCTCTATTGATCCAGTTTGTTTACTGTAGTCGGGGCGGGCATTTTGACTGGCTGTCAAGTGATGGGTGCAGACCAAGGAGCCAACTTCACTCCCCTCTTTGTAAGACCCTGGTAAGAGAGTGCTGCTGCACACACTGCATCTGAAAGAGAAACACAGGATGACATGAGAGGGACACAAATCACAGATTATATTTCACTGTCTGTAGATAAGGATAAGCTAGCGTTGCCTTCTGAGCAGTGGTGTTACCTGAAGCAGCTGCGGTGGTAGAGTTTCCCCTCAGTGACATGTCTCTGCACCAGGTGGACGTGCTCCGTGCACGAGGCACAAATGCTGCATGGCCTGCCACTGTTGGATCGCTCCTCTGTCCTTGACTGTTGAGCAGGGGAGGTCAGCCAATGGCAACAACAAAGAAGAAGAAATGTGAGAATTTGGGAAGAGGAGATTCAGATAAATAACTTTGTGAACAGAGTTGAGATTaagtaataaaaaatgtataaaaaattcaaataaaaataGCTTCATAACAACTTTATTATATTACCTTAGCTGGCTGCAAACCTCCAAGAGAGTCAGGTTGTGTCTTGGAGTGACTGGAGCACTCTGCGACATATGGCGTCTTCAAACTGGCTGGACCGGCTGCTTAGTAAAGACGCACACTTTGAATACACACACATTTGACAAACAAAGACAGGTGGAAGCAACCATGTGCTGTTTTACCAATTTGACTAAGACACAATTTAACCACACACCATGAGACTTCTTGTTGAAGCAGTGGTAGTAATGGGAGAGGTAAGTGATGATGCTTAGCCGGTCTGGCACCTCTGTGGACACCATGTCCTTAGCATCCAGCAATGCAGGGATGCCCAGCTTTGACTGTGCAACCTCAAATGCCTGGTAGGAGACAGGGATCAATAATTAAATGCCAGACAAATAGGACAATATAAACAGATGTAGTGCAATGTATGAACATAAACATGCATTGAGACAGTTAGGCATGCATGCAGGTAAAACATAATTACGTAAAACTCACCAGATGGTTGTTTTCATAAACATTATCTTTGGAGAGGGAGTTGAAGTCTCTGGTGCAAAAGCAGAATAGAACTATGTGATACAAATGATGGGCCATCACAGACCCCTTAATAATAATTTGACCAACAACATTGGGATGtaatgaagaggagggagggagggattgggtattttattaggatcccaattcacagcagctactcttcctggggtccacacaaaacatgaaatattacataatacagaacattaatagacaaataCAGctgaaggacagaactacataaatgtGAAAcgtcacacacagcctacataacAATACATACACAATATCTAAGTCAAATAGAGGAGAGGCGTTGTGTCGTGAGGTGTTGTTTTATCTGctgttgtttttttaaaacaggtttgctgttcacttgaacAATCTgtgatggaagggagttccatgcaatcatggcactatataatactgtacatattcttgaatttgttctggatttggggactgtgaaaagacccctggtggcatgtctggttgggtaagtgtgtgtgtcagtgctgtgtgtaagtcgACTATGTAAACAATTTGTAattttcaacacaatgtttcttatGAAAACAAGAAAGTGTCTCTCCTCTTcttttagccaagagagactgccaTGTATAGTATTgctattagccctctgattacagtttagagcaagacgtgctgctctgttctgggccagctgcagtttTTCTAGGTCCTTCTTTGCAGAACCTGACCATATGACCgggcaataatcaagataagataaaactagagcctgcaggacttgctatGTGGAGTGTGGTGTAAAAAGCAGAACATCTCTTTatcacggacagacctctccccatcttcacaaccaTTGAataaatatgttttgaccatgacagtttacaatccaaggtAACACTAAGTAATTGAGTCCCCTCAACTTGCTCAACAACCACATTATTCATtatcagattcagctgaggtctagaatttaTGGAGTGATTTGTACCagatacaatgctcttagttttagagatgttcaggactagTTTATTACAGGCCaaccattctaaaactgactgcaaATCTCTGTTCAGGGTTCCAGTGATTTCACTAGCTGCAGTTGCTGACGCATGAAGGGTTCAATCATccccatacatagacacacaggctctgtttaatgccagtgacaggtcattagtaaaaatagaaAAAAGTAGAGGGccaagagagctgccctgcggcaCACCACAATTTACATGTTTAACATTAGAGACGTTTCCATTAAAgaatggaggggggagaggaaaggatagAGGAAGATTAAGGAGAGTTAATTTGGAGTTTAGGCCATGCTGTGGTTCCGTGTATCAGGGCAGACAAATCCACTGTGACAGGATTCAGGTCCCTGCTACAGCTACAGATTAGAGTTGGCCAGCCGCTCTGGATCAGCCTAAAGACAGGCAGGAACTGAGtcctataggcctactgtcaaCAATGTACTCACATACAACACACTGACTGGGGCAGAGCTACAGGGGTAGGATTGTGTGCGTCTCCCACACAGTAGAGAGGATGGGGAAGCTCACAGGAGAGTTCACATTCCTATTCTAATTTATTTTCTATACTTACATCAAATCAGGTCGGTGTTTGTGGATAATGGCACAAAACGCCAATCCATCTCTGAATGAAGAAGACATGTTCCTTATCTCCACATTGGGGTAATTTTCGCATTTTATGCGACACCATTCTTGTAAAGCTTTCAATGACCCCATGATAGAATTTCACCCTCCCATGTTAAATTGAGAAAGTCAACAACCACTTCAACCTCAACCTGTCAGATACTGGATATTCAACCCTGTGTAGCACACCCACTAGCTACGTTAGCTTGTTGGCTATATTTGTCGACCAAGTCAAACCAAGTTCAACATTGTTTTTACTGAGAAAACATATGTGACTTCACTGTAATTTGCTTCCAATGTGTTGTTCCCCCAAATTCTCTAATCTCAGCGAAGTAGATCCTTGAAGTAAAAAAAATAGCGAGCAACGTCCACTTTCGCGGGTTGATTTGCTGTAAAATGTTGACACAACAATAAATCTCTTCACTCAAGTATTTTTTTCATTCGAATCACTTTTGGGTTACATTTTCATAAATGTGTTACGTTGTTTAGCGATCGTGGCTTTCCGAGATAATGTACTATCCCGAAGAGTTGATCACACAGAATAAACACCAAAACAAACCCGTTACTGTACCACACCGTAACTGTACTGACTACACACGTACAGCAGTACACCTTTGTGCCGATAGAGGGTAGAGAAAACCGGTAGAAATCTGAAACTGGTTGCACAGGTTTGCAATAAACAACTACAGTATGATCGAGAAGGTTCATTAGAAAGTATGATAACCGTTTTTCGGTGTTATATATTCTATGCGCCAGTGCCAGCTGCCATTGTGTCCATCATCCACCCATCACTGTTggagaggtgagaagaggagCTCTCAAATTTGTTCCTCGCGAGACACTTTCATGGTAAAGAGAATTCCCGTAGTGATGGCGGCGCCGCCTGACACTGACAGTTTGGAGTCACGTATCAGTAAGTCTTTTTTAAAGTTATTTTGGTTGTATAGAGGGCTATTGGAGCATGCATCCTTGGGAAAATAACCGTGTCGCAGTCGACCGAGATGACAGTTTAAGCAAAATCAAGGTGCAAACTGAGAGGGACTGTAACGTTAGACCTCTCATAAACAGCAagcaagcaagctagctagctgtttggCTAGCTAGCCAGATAGATTCCCAGAACCACCTAGACTAGAGAGAATGCATCAAACTCTTGCTAGATACGGGAACCAGCAAGCCACCTATCGTGAATTCATATCCTGCCAGTGACTATACGCTTAGCTATGTGACAGTGTGCTGTCAAATGCAGGAAGCCTAGCTCACTCGGTCAGTGGGAGAACTGGAGTTGGAGTCCCTTGCAAAGTCGTGTCCAAAGTACTGCTGGAAAGCTAAAGTACTTGCTATTATCTGTTTTTAAAACAGTTGTGCTACAGAGTTGATTGATGTTCATCTCGATTTTTGACAGTTCCCTGAATTAAACATGGATATGTGTCACTATCGAAAAATATTCAGATTAACCTTTACTTCCCCTTTCCCCAAT is a genomic window containing:
- the LOC106607143 gene encoding MICAL-like protein 1 isoform X3, with translation MGSLKALQEWCRIKCENYPNVEIRNMSSSFRDGLAFCAIIHKHRPDLIDFNSLSKDNVYENNHLAFEVAQSKLGIPALLDAKDMVSTEVPDRLSIITYLSHYYHCFNKKSHAGPASLKTPYVAECSSHSKTQPDSLGGLQPAKSRTEERSNSGRPCSICASCTEHVHLVQRHVTEGKLYHRSCFRCSVCSSTLLPGSYKEGSEVGSLVCTHHLTASQNARPDYSKQTGSIENLPKLDEQEVTLSQGGLTDNPDLSDFIGKTDSDETVIFGRGETETEGGERKTRHDTLKKPRPPRPPKPTVEEGKLEEAGTRPIQTIETLTVTPDSGSASASPGRPVPAPRRILDSTPPRPAPRTRPPKAMDSPLVSGYPVDNKTLPNPSRRFGQPSGPRKPKDPPWLELVQPGPWPKLPPAPPPSMPKPPRSGSIPSLRGSWYRMREPPPNPFGEFEDEEAGDDYTGEDNTMSGAEGQAQPSMVTSQTWCGTCQLAEAASSHCQANLEDTSRVVDKFSIAGADDTVNLPEISNSPRKESLAEAGCSLPVSNLAEEPCSIGISESADVGGIANMAEAACALDVCNLADVGESTNLSKAASSLGLSNLTEAKTTSSSYLAEAASSLDVSNLAEVARSLGVSVLAGASGFGGLVGAVSAPNISILTGEASSYGVSEASAGSLSVSNLAGADSICRVTGAPSALGKSDIAQSLSLPKSVSVPAISTSSACTRSHPPPTLSTNGAAASPSLLRPPSLPSVSEQVCKENPFNRKVSPSEFPKSKPAPGHGFPLIKRKVQTDNYVPVEELQVELGELEKQMDRLELRGVEMERSLRDCQNDQEEEDMLVDWFTLIHEKHMLVRRDAELVYMAKQQNLEERQADVEYELRCLLNKPECKWSKDDRYRDQQLMEELVTIIEQRNHIINSLDQDRQREKEEDALFSMIKKKDLKKESGKDLKTLRARFKPMKMLKMLSHKDSKSKGSLKKN
- the LOC106607143 gene encoding MICAL-like protein 1 isoform X4, which translates into the protein MGSLKALQEWCRIKCENYPNVEIRNMSSSFRDGLAFCAIIHKHRPDLIDFNSLSKDNVYENNHLAFEVAQSKLGIPALLDAKDMVSTEVPDRLSIITYLSHYYHCFNKKSHAGPASLKTPYVAECSSHSKTQPDSLGGLQPAKSRTEERSNSGRPCSICASCTEHVHLVQRHVTEGKLYHRSCFRCSVCSSTLLPGSYKEGSEVGSLVCTHHLTASQNARPDYSKQTGSIENLPKLDEQEVTLSQGGLTDNPDLSDFIGKTDSDETVIFGRGETETEGGERKTRHDTLKKPRPPRPPKPTVEEGKLEEAGTRPIQTIETLTVTPDSGSASASPGRPVPAPRRILDSTPPRPAPRTRPPKAMDSPLVSGYPVDNKTLPNPSRRFGQPSGPRKPKDPPWLELVQPGPWPKLPPAPPPSMPKPPRSGSIPSLRGSWYRMREPPPNPFGEFEDEEAGDDYTGEDNTMSGAEGQAQPSMVTSQTWCGTCQLAEAASSHCQANLEDTSRVVDKFSIAGADDTVNLPEISNSPRKESLAEAGCSLPVSNLAEEPCSIGISESADVGGIANMAEAACALDVCNLADVGESTNLSKAASSLGLSNLTEAKTTSSSYLAEAASSLDVSNLAEVARSLGVSVLAGASGFGGLVGAVSAPNISILTGEASSYGVSEASAGSLSVSNLAGADSICRVTGAPSALGKSDIAQSLSLPKSVSVPAISTSSACTRSHPPPTLSTNGAAASPSLLRPPSLPSVSEVCKENPFNRKVSPSEFPKSKPAPGHGFPLIKRKVQTDNYVPVEELQVELGELEKQMDRLELRGVEMERSLRDCQNDQEEEDMLVDWFTLIHEKHMLVRRDAELVYMAKQQNLEERQADVEYELRCLLNKPECKWSKDDRYRDQQLMEELVTIIEQRNHIINSLDQDRQREKEEDALFSMIKKKDLKKESGKDLKTLRARFKPMKMLKMLSHKDSKSKGSLKKN
- the LOC106607143 gene encoding MICAL-like protein 1 isoform X2, whose translation is MGSLKALQEWCRIKCENYPNVEIRNMSSSFRDGLAFCAIIHKHRPDLIDFNSLSKDNVYENNHLAFEVAQSKLGIPALLDAKDMVSTEVPDRLSIITYLSHYYHCFNKKSHAGPASLKTPYVAECSSHSKTQPDSLGGLQPAKSRTEERSNSGRPCSICASCTEHVHLVQRHVTEGKLYHRSCFRCSVCSSTLLPGSYKEGSEVGSLVCTHHLTASQNARPDYSKQTGSIENLPKLDEQEVTLSQGGLTDNPDLSDFIGKTDSDETVIFGRGETETEGGERKTRHDTLKKPRPPRPPKPTVEEGKLEEAGTRPIQTIETLTVTPDSGSASASPGRPVPAPRRILDSTPPRPAPRTRPPKAMDSPLVSGYPVDNKTLPNPSRRFGQPSGPRKPKDPPWLELVQPGPWPKLPPAPPPSMPKPPRSGSIPSLRGSWYRMREPPPNPFGEFEDEEAGDDYTGEDNTMSGAEGQAQPSMVTSQTWCGTCQLAEAASSHCQANLEDTSRVVDKFSIAGADDTVNLPEISNSPRKESLAEAGCSLPVSNLAEEPCSIGISESADVGGIANMAEAACALDVCNLADVGESTNLSKAASSLGLSNLTEAKTTSSSYLAEAASSLDVSNLAEVARSLGVSVLAGASGFGGLVGAVSAPNISILTGEASSYGVSEASAGSLSVSNLAGADSICRVTGAPSALGKSDIAQSLSLPKSVSVPAISTSSACTRSHPPPTLSTNGAAASPSLLRPPSLPSVSEVSDSGLVPTPSHSKVCKENPFNRKVSPSEFPKSKPAPGHGFPLIKRKVQTDNYVPVEELQVELGELEKQMDRLELRGVEMERSLRDCQNDQEEEDMLVDWFTLIHEKHMLVRRDAELVYMAKQQNLEERQADVEYELRCLLNKPECKWSKDDRYRDQQLMEELVTIIEQRNHIINSLDQDRQREKEEDALFSMIKKKDLKKESGKDLKTLRARFKPMKMLKMLSHKDSKSKGSLKKN
- the LOC106607143 gene encoding MICAL-like protein 1 isoform X1, which encodes MGSLKALQEWCRIKCENYPNVEIRNMSSSFRDGLAFCAIIHKHRPDLIDFNSLSKDNVYENNHLAFEVAQSKLGIPALLDAKDMVSTEVPDRLSIITYLSHYYHCFNKKSHAGPASLKTPYVAECSSHSKTQPDSLGGLQPAKSRTEERSNSGRPCSICASCTEHVHLVQRHVTEGKLYHRSCFRCSVCSSTLLPGSYKEGSEVGSLVCTHHLTASQNARPDYSKQTGSIENLPKLDEQEVTLSQGGLTDNPDLSDFIGKTDSDETVIFGRGETETEGGERKTRHDTLKKPRPPRPPKPTVEEGKLEEAGTRPIQTIETLTVTPDSGSASASPGRPVPAPRRILDSTPPRPAPRTRPPKAMDSPLVSGYPVDNKTLPNPSRRFGQPSGPRKPKDPPWLELVQPGPWPKLPPAPPPSMPKPPRSGSIPSLRGSWYRMREPPPNPFGEFEDEEAGDDYTGEDNTMSGAEGQAQPSMVTSQTWCGTCQLAEAASSHCQANLEDTSRVVDKFSIAGADDTVNLPEISNSPRKESLAEAGCSLPVSNLAEEPCSIGISESADVGGIANMAEAACALDVCNLADVGESTNLSKAASSLGLSNLTEAKTTSSSYLAEAASSLDVSNLAEVARSLGVSVLAGASGFGGLVGAVSAPNISILTGEASSYGVSEASAGSLSVSNLAGADSICRVTGAPSALGKSDIAQSLSLPKSVSVPAISTSSACTRSHPPPTLSTNGAAASPSLLRPPSLPSVSEVSDSGLVPTPSHSKQVCKENPFNRKVSPSEFPKSKPAPGHGFPLIKRKVQTDNYVPVEELQVELGELEKQMDRLELRGVEMERSLRDCQNDQEEEDMLVDWFTLIHEKHMLVRRDAELVYMAKQQNLEERQADVEYELRCLLNKPECKWSKDDRYRDQQLMEELVTIIEQRNHIINSLDQDRQREKEEDALFSMIKKKDLKKESGKDLKTLRARFKPMKMLKMLSHKDSKSKGSLKKN